In one Alphaproteobacteria bacterium SS10 genomic region, the following are encoded:
- the sufD gene encoding Fe-S cluster assembly protein SufD yields the protein MIPAHHIHNSVDAYKAHFEKLADNLDGPDWVQSIRESALGAFSERGLPGPKNEQWKFTSVRDLDNAPYLPVVDEAAANDPAGGLLEGSVRIVMVNGRFDAAASDLSKLPEGVIAVSLAAAVNDHKDLVEPHLGRLAAADQHFFPALNASFLNDGLFLYVPRNTKVEPVIEVSVITTADGERPAYQPRNLIVVEGSADASVMEHWSGTGTYLNNTVTEIVLGDNAHLGHYRFNAESTDGTHISTITPVVGRDAKYDNFTLTTGAKLARNEVHVALRGTGATSNLNGVYLLDGEQHTDTTTHTDHLVEHGNSNQTYKGVIADKGHAVFQGKIFVHPGAQKTDGYQLNQAILLSETAEIDSKPELEIYADDVKCSHGATAGQLDQQALFYMRSRGIEEAVARALLIESFLGEAIELIEHDDVQELFLDIMRDRLKNL from the coding sequence ATGATACCGGCCCATCATATCCATAACTCGGTGGACGCTTACAAAGCGCATTTTGAGAAGCTCGCCGATAATCTCGACGGACCAGACTGGGTTCAGTCGATCCGTGAATCTGCCCTTGGCGCGTTCTCTGAGCGTGGTCTGCCAGGCCCTAAGAATGAACAGTGGAAGTTCACCTCTGTTCGCGATCTGGATAACGCCCCTTACCTGCCCGTGGTGGATGAGGCGGCGGCCAATGACCCTGCTGGCGGCCTGTTGGAAGGCTCCGTTCGCATCGTCATGGTGAATGGCCGGTTTGATGCCGCAGCTTCTGATCTATCAAAGCTGCCAGAGGGTGTGATTGCCGTCAGCTTGGCGGCCGCGGTTAACGATCATAAGGACTTGGTCGAGCCACATCTGGGGCGCCTGGCAGCGGCAGATCAGCACTTCTTCCCTGCCCTGAACGCCAGCTTCCTGAATGATGGCCTGTTCCTCTATGTCCCGCGCAATACCAAGGTTGAGCCGGTGATTGAGGTGAGCGTCATTACCACCGCTGATGGTGAGCGTCCGGCCTACCAGCCACGCAACCTGATCGTGGTTGAGGGCAGCGCCGATGCCAGCGTGATGGAACACTGGTCCGGCACCGGCACCTATCTGAACAACACGGTGACCGAGATTGTGTTGGGTGATAACGCCCATCTGGGCCACTACCGCTTTAACGCGGAGAGCACCGATGGCACCCACATCTCAACCATCACCCCGGTTGTTGGCCGTGACGCCAAATATGACAACTTCACCCTGACCACCGGCGCCAAGCTGGCACGGAATGAAGTTCATGTTGCCCTGCGCGGCACCGGCGCTACGTCCAACCTAAACGGCGTCTATCTGCTTGATGGTGAGCAGCATACCGATACCACAACCCATACCGACCATTTGGTTGAGCATGGCAATTCCAATCAGACCTATAAGGGTGTGATTGCCGATAAGGGCCATGCGGTGTTCCAGGGCAAAATCTTTGTGCATCCAGGTGCGCAGAAAACCGATGGTTATCAACTGAACCAGGCAATCCTGCTCTCTGAAACCGCCGAAATCGATAGCAAGCCAGAGCTTGAGATCTATGCTGACGATGTGAAGTGCAGCCATGGCGCAACCGCCGGTCAACTCGACCAGCAAGCGCTGTTCTACATGCGCTCACGCGGCATTGAAGAGGCAGTGGCCCGCGCCCTGCTAATCGAGAGCTTCTTAGGTGAAGCGATTGAGTTGATTGAGCATGATGACGTTCAGGAGCTGTTCCTCGACATCATGCGGGACCGCCTGAAAAACCTGTGA
- a CDS encoding SUF system Fe-S cluster assembly regulator: MLKLSKLTDYGVVILGKLSHGDDGLRSAGDLAGMTGVPEPTVAKTLKLASKAGLVIGQRGAAGGYRLVRDPAKISIAEVIEAFEGPIALTACVDGSTDSCAVETLCPMRHNWDTVNQAIRSALSAVTLKDMSIGTMPTGIPEMFLDPSERTTEPLVSAAE, encoded by the coding sequence ATGCTGAAGCTGAGCAAACTGACCGATTATGGCGTCGTAATCCTGGGCAAGCTGTCCCATGGGGATGATGGCCTGCGCAGTGCTGGCGATTTGGCTGGTATGACCGGCGTGCCGGAACCCACCGTCGCAAAAACCTTAAAACTGGCCTCTAAAGCTGGCTTGGTTATTGGCCAACGTGGTGCCGCCGGCGGCTACCGCCTTGTGCGTGACCCCGCCAAAATTTCTATCGCAGAGGTTATTGAAGCGTTTGAGGGCCCGATTGCCCTCACCGCTTGTGTTGATGGCAGCACCGATTCATGCGCCGTCGAAACCCTCTGCCCCATGCGGCACAACTGGGACACGGTGAACCAAGCGATCCGTAGCGCCCTCTCCGCCGTCACTCTTAAAGACATGTCGATCGGCACCATGCCGACCGGTATCCCCGAAATGTTCCTAGACCCGTCAGAGAGAACCACCGAACCGCTCGTCAGTGCGGCGGAATGA
- a CDS encoding global cell cycle regulator GcrA-like protein — protein MTWTDERVDVLRQLWDEGKTASQIASVLGITRNAVIGKAHRIGVSRRPSPIKRRKPGATILELTDRMCKWPIGDPRDPDFRFCGKQTSNGLPYCETHCQQAYQQPSSRRRAQAEQSSTGASAGPAGR, from the coding sequence ATGACCTGGACCGACGAACGTGTCGATGTGCTCCGTCAGCTATGGGACGAGGGCAAAACGGCAAGCCAGATAGCCTCTGTTTTGGGGATCACCCGAAACGCAGTGATTGGTAAGGCCCACCGTATCGGTGTGAGCCGTCGGCCATCGCCGATTAAGCGTCGGAAGCCCGGTGCAACCATCCTCGAGCTTACGGATCGCATGTGCAAATGGCCGATTGGCGATCCACGCGACCCAGATTTCCGGTTCTGCGGCAAGCAAACCTCAAATGGTCTGCCTTACTGCGAAACCCACTGCCAACAAGCTTATCAGCAGCCGTCCTCACGTCGACGCGCGCAGGCCGAGCAAAGCTCGACCGGTGCATCGGCAGGGCCCGCTGGTCGCTGA
- the sufB gene encoding Fe-S cluster assembly protein SufB, producing MAATAETVKQVEALGREKYKYGFVTDIEMEHAPKGLSEDIVRFISAKKNEPEWLLEWRLKAYRHWLTMDEPHHWAKIDYKPIDYQDTYYYASPVQKERPKSLDDIDPEIRATYDKLGIPIKEQEMLAGVAVDYVFDSVSVATTFKEKLKEAGVIFMPISEAVQEYPELVKKYLGTVVPYTDNYFATLNSAVFTDGSFVYIPKGVRCPMELSTYFRINAENTGQFERTLIVAEEGSYVSYLEGCTAPQRDENQLHAAVVELITMDDAEIKYSTVQNWYPGDENGEGGIYNFVTKRGACRGARSKISWTQVETGSAVTWKYPSCILQGDESVGEFYSVAITNNAQQADTGTKMIHLGKNTRSRIVSKGISAGKSDNTYRGLVRMGRKADGARNYTQCDSLLIGDQCGAHTVPYIENQNPTAALEHEATTAKIGEDQLFYARQRGLSEEEAVTLIVNGFCREVMQHLPMEFAVEAQKLVGISLEGSVG from the coding sequence ATGGCAGCGACAGCAGAAACAGTGAAGCAGGTCGAAGCGCTTGGGCGCGAGAAGTACAAATATGGCTTCGTGACGGATATTGAGATGGAACACGCCCCAAAGGGCCTGTCCGAAGATATCGTCCGCTTCATATCGGCGAAAAAGAATGAGCCAGAATGGCTTCTTGAATGGCGCCTGAAGGCCTATCGCCATTGGCTGACCATGGATGAGCCACACCACTGGGCGAAGATCGATTACAAACCGATCGATTACCAGGACACCTATTACTATGCCTCCCCTGTCCAAAAGGAGCGCCCGAAGAGCCTGGACGATATCGATCCAGAGATCCGCGCGACCTATGACAAGTTGGGTATTCCGATTAAAGAGCAGGAAATGCTCGCTGGCGTTGCCGTCGATTACGTATTCGACAGCGTATCGGTTGCCACCACCTTTAAAGAGAAGCTCAAAGAAGCCGGCGTGATCTTCATGCCCATCTCTGAGGCGGTGCAGGAGTATCCTGAGCTGGTGAAGAAGTATCTCGGCACCGTCGTGCCTTATACGGATAACTACTTTGCCACGCTGAACTCCGCTGTCTTTACCGACGGTTCCTTTGTCTACATTCCAAAGGGCGTTCGCTGCCCGATGGAGCTCAGCACCTATTTCCGCATCAACGCCGAGAATACTGGCCAGTTTGAGCGGACGCTGATCGTGGCTGAAGAAGGTTCATACGTCTCTTACCTTGAGGGCTGTACCGCCCCACAACGGGATGAGAACCAGCTGCACGCCGCGGTGGTTGAGCTGATCACCATGGATGACGCGGAGATCAAATACTCCACGGTTCAGAACTGGTACCCGGGCGACGAGAATGGCGAAGGTGGCATCTACAACTTCGTCACCAAGCGCGGCGCCTGCCGTGGTGCCCGCTCCAAGATCTCTTGGACCCAGGTTGAAACCGGCTCTGCCGTTACTTGGAAGTACCCGAGCTGCATCCTGCAGGGCGATGAGTCTGTCGGCGAGTTCTACTCCGTCGCCATCACCAACAACGCACAACAGGCCGACACCGGCACCAAGATGATCCATCTGGGTAAGAACACCCGTTCACGGATCGTCTCTAAGGGTATCTCGGCTGGTAAGTCCGATAACACCTATCGCGGCCTGGTCCGGATGGGCCGGAAAGCTGACGGTGCTCGTAACTACACCCAGTGTGACAGCCTACTGATCGGTGATCAGTGCGGCGCCCACACCGTGCCTTACATCGAAAACCAAAACCCAACGGCTGCCCTAGAGCATGAGGCGACCACCGCGAAGATCGGTGAAGACCAACTGTTCTATGCCCGCCAGCGGGGCCTGTCTGAGGAAGAAGCGGTGACGCTGATCGTCAACGGCTTCTGCCGTGAGGTCATGCAGCACCTGCCGATGGAATTCGCTGTTGAGGCACAGAAGCTCGTGGGCATCAGCCTTGAAGGTTCTGTGGGTTAA
- a CDS encoding NADP-dependent isocitrate dehydrogenase has translation MSKIKVTNPVVELDGDEMTRIIWAWIKDQLILPYLDIDLKYFDLGIEERDRTDDQITIDCAKAIQEHGVGVKCATITPDEARVEEFGLKKMWKSPNGTIRNILGGTVFREPIIIKNVPRIVPTWSEPMIIGRHAFGDQYRATDMVVPGAGTLTMTYTPADGGEPITHEIFDFPGGGVAMGMYNLDDSIKGFARACFNYGLERGYPVYLSTKNTIMKAYDGRFKDLFQEVFDTEFKMKFDAKGITYEHRLIDDMVACAMKWEGGFVWACKNYDGDVQSDTVAQGFGSLGLMTSVLMTPDGKTVEAEAAHGTVTRHYRQYQAGKETSTNPIASIFAWTQGLRYRGKFDGTQDVIDFADKLEGVTIEAVENGQMTKDLALLIGPEQKWLNTKDYMDAVDARLKAAMS, from the coding sequence ATGAGCAAGATTAAGGTGACCAACCCAGTCGTCGAACTGGATGGCGATGAGATGACCCGCATCATCTGGGCCTGGATCAAGGACCAGCTGATCCTCCCTTACCTCGATATTGACCTGAAGTATTTCGACCTGGGCATCGAAGAGCGTGACCGCACCGATGATCAGATCACCATTGATTGCGCTAAGGCGATCCAAGAGCATGGCGTCGGCGTGAAATGCGCCACCATTACGCCCGATGAGGCCCGCGTTGAAGAGTTCGGCCTAAAGAAGATGTGGAAGTCGCCAAATGGCACGATCCGCAACATTCTCGGCGGCACGGTCTTCCGCGAGCCAATCATCATCAAGAATGTGCCGCGCATTGTGCCAACCTGGAGTGAGCCAATGATCATTGGCCGCCACGCCTTTGGTGACCAATACCGGGCAACCGACATGGTGGTCCCAGGTGCCGGTACGCTAACCATGACCTACACCCCGGCTGACGGTGGTGAGCCGATCACCCATGAGATTTTTGACTTCCCAGGCGGCGGCGTTGCCATGGGCATGTACAACCTGGACGACAGCATTAAGGGCTTCGCCCGCGCTTGCTTTAACTATGGGTTAGAGCGCGGCTACCCGGTCTATCTGTCGACCAAAAACACGATCATGAAGGCCTATGACGGCCGCTTTAAGGATCTGTTCCAAGAGGTCTTCGACACCGAATTCAAAATGAAGTTCGATGCCAAGGGCATCACTTATGAGCACCGGTTGATCGATGACATGGTTGCCTGCGCCATGAAATGGGAAGGTGGCTTCGTCTGGGCCTGTAAGAACTATGATGGTGACGTGCAGTCAGACACCGTTGCCCAGGGCTTTGGCTCCCTCGGCCTGATGACCTCGGTTCTGATGACCCCAGATGGCAAGACGGTTGAAGCTGAAGCCGCGCACGGCACAGTGACCCGCCACTATCGCCAGTATCAGGCGGGCAAAGAGACCTCAACCAACCCAATCGCTTCGATCTTTGCTTGGACCCAGGGCCTGCGCTATCGCGGGAAATTCGACGGCACCCAGGATGTGATCGATTTCGCAGACAAGCTTGAGGGTGTGACCATTGAGGCCGTTGAGAATGGCCAAATGACCAAAGACCTCGCCCTCCTCATCGGGCCAGAGCAAAAATGGCTAAACACCAAAGACTATATGGATGCCGTTGATGCTCGCCTTAAAGCCGCGATGAGCTAA
- the sufC gene encoding Fe-S cluster assembly ATPase SufC — MIEIKNLHAEIEGKPILKGLDLTIGEGEVHAIMGPNGSGKSTLSYVLAGREEYEVTEGEILFNGEDILELEPEERAAAGLFLAFQYPIEIPGVPNTTFLRQAVNSIRKQKGEDEIEAMAFQKLVRGKAKELGMSAEMLKRAVNVGFSGGEKKRNEILQMAVLDPKFAVLDETDSGLDIDALKIVADGVNALRSENRSFLVITHYQRLLDYIVPDKVHVLAHGKIQKTGDKDLALELEAKGYAEFGVEDAA, encoded by the coding sequence GTGATTGAGATCAAGAATCTACATGCGGAAATCGAAGGCAAGCCAATCCTAAAGGGCCTAGACCTGACGATCGGCGAAGGTGAAGTTCATGCCATTATGGGCCCTAACGGCTCTGGCAAGAGCACCCTCTCTTATGTCCTCGCCGGCCGTGAAGAGTATGAGGTCACCGAGGGTGAAATCCTCTTCAATGGCGAAGACATTTTGGAGCTTGAGCCAGAAGAGCGTGCCGCCGCTGGCCTATTCCTCGCCTTCCAATACCCGATTGAAATCCCCGGTGTGCCAAACACCACCTTCTTGCGTCAGGCGGTGAACTCTATCCGCAAGCAGAAGGGTGAAGATGAGATTGAGGCCATGGCGTTCCAGAAACTGGTTCGCGGGAAGGCTAAGGAGCTGGGCATGTCTGCTGAAATGCTCAAGCGTGCCGTCAATGTCGGCTTCTCCGGTGGTGAGAAGAAGCGGAACGAAATCCTGCAGATGGCCGTTCTAGACCCGAAATTCGCGGTGCTGGATGAGACCGATAGTGGCCTCGACATTGATGCGCTGAAGATCGTTGCCGATGGCGTTAACGCGCTGCGGTCCGAAAACCGCTCCTTCCTCGTCATCACCCACTATCAGCGTCTGCTCGACTACATCGTGCCAGACAAGGTGCATGTGTTGGCCCATGGCAAGATCCAGAAGACCGGCGACAAAGACCTCGCCCTGGAGCTGGAAGCCAAAGGTTATGCCGAATTCGGCGTTGAAGACGCCGCGTAA
- a CDS encoding DUF59 domain-containing protein yields MDDTSRTIPDDIPDAPLKSEASPAPAPATAPASSAPSAPVEDEDFPPPPFLKAPFDHPLYPKLVEAFKEVFDPEIPVDIFELGLIYNVVFDTERTLDIKMTLTAPGCPVAGEMPGWVQDAAVSVEGIDKAEVEIIWDPPWTPDMMSEFAQMELGMF; encoded by the coding sequence ATGGACGACACATCACGCACAATTCCGGATGATATTCCAGACGCACCGCTGAAGTCAGAGGCATCACCTGCCCCTGCGCCCGCAACTGCGCCGGCCAGTTCTGCGCCAAGCGCGCCTGTAGAGGATGAGGATTTTCCGCCCCCACCCTTCCTTAAGGCGCCATTTGATCACCCGCTGTACCCAAAACTAGTTGAGGCTTTTAAGGAGGTCTTCGACCCCGAGATCCCGGTTGATATCTTTGAGCTGGGCCTCATCTACAATGTTGTGTTCGACACTGAGCGAACCTTGGACATTAAGATGACGCTCACGGCCCCGGGTTGCCCCGTCGCTGGCGAGATGCCGGGTTGGGTGCAAGATGCCGCCGTCTCAGTTGAGGGTATCGATAAAGCAGAGGTCGAGATTATCTGGGACCCACCCTGGACCCCTGATATGATGAGTGAATTCGCGCAGATGGAATTGGGAATGTTTTGA
- a CDS encoding cysteine desulfurase → MSQSAIAENRVISNAYDVEAIRADFPALAQQINGKPLVYLDNGASAQKPRQVIDTMTRLLEHDYSNVHRGVHTLSQRSTEQYEALRDKAALHINAPSRENIVITRNATEAFNLVMHGFGRAHLKAGDEIIITEMEHHANIVPWQMLRTEIGIELKIAPIDDQGNFLIDEFEALLGPKTKLVSICHASNVLGTIVPAKEVVERAHARGIPVLFDGSQSAVHMPVDVQDLDCDLFIFTGHKLYGPTGIGIMYGKAEILDKMEPFQGGGDMIEQVTFAETTFKGAPYKFEAGTPPIIEGIGMAAALDYVAAIGMDAISAHEHSLMLYATERLTAIEGLTLYGQAENKAAIMSFAVDGLHSHDMGTILDRLGIAVRVGKHCAEPLMDRLGVAGTARASFGMYNTKAEIDLLAEGIEKAKMLLM, encoded by the coding sequence ATGAGCCAATCTGCCATTGCGGAAAATCGAGTGATCTCAAATGCCTATGATGTTGAGGCGATAAGGGCGGACTTCCCCGCCCTTGCCCAGCAGATCAATGGCAAACCACTCGTCTATCTTGATAATGGCGCCAGCGCTCAAAAACCCCGGCAGGTGATCGACACCATGACCCGGTTGTTGGAGCATGATTACTCCAACGTCCATCGTGGTGTTCACACCCTAAGCCAACGCTCAACTGAGCAGTATGAAGCCCTCCGCGACAAGGCAGCGTTGCATATCAACGCGCCAAGCCGGGAGAACATCGTTATCACCCGCAACGCCACCGAGGCGTTCAACCTGGTGATGCATGGCTTTGGCCGCGCCCATCTCAAAGCAGGTGACGAGATCATCATCACGGAAATGGAGCATCACGCCAATATTGTCCCCTGGCAGATGCTGCGGACAGAGATTGGTATTGAGCTCAAAATCGCGCCGATTGATGACCAGGGTAACTTCCTAATCGACGAATTTGAGGCGCTACTGGGACCAAAGACCAAGCTTGTCTCAATCTGCCATGCCTCAAACGTGCTGGGGACGATCGTGCCGGCTAAAGAGGTGGTTGAGCGTGCCCATGCCAGGGGCATTCCAGTCCTGTTTGATGGTAGCCAGTCGGCGGTCCATATGCCGGTTGATGTGCAGGACCTAGATTGCGACCTGTTTATTTTCACCGGCCATAAACTCTATGGCCCCACCGGTATTGGCATCATGTATGGCAAGGCCGAGATCCTGGACAAGATGGAGCCCTTCCAGGGCGGCGGCGATATGATCGAGCAGGTCACCTTCGCCGAGACAACGTTTAAGGGCGCACCCTACAAGTTTGAGGCTGGCACCCCCCCGATTATTGAGGGGATCGGCATGGCGGCAGCGCTGGATTATGTCGCTGCGATTGGCATGGATGCCATCTCCGCCCACGAGCATAGCCTGATGCTCTACGCGACGGAGCGGCTGACCGCCATTGAAGGCCTAACGCTCTATGGCCAGGCGGAGAATAAGGCCGCCATCATGTCATTCGCTGTTGATGGCCTGCATTCCCATGATATGGGCACAATCCTGGACCGCCTCGGCATTGCCGTGCGTGTCGGAAAGCACTGTGCCGAACCACTGATGGACCGCCTTGGTGTGGCTGGTACTGCCCGCGCTTCCTTTGGCATGTATAATACGAAGGCTGAGATCGACCTCCTTGCGGAAGGGATCGAGAAAGCCAAAATGTTACTGATGTAA
- a CDS encoding TIGR00730 family Rossman fold protein — MQNINSVCVYCGSSNNASDEMKEVARITGKTLAERGITTVYGGGHVGLMGITADSALAAGGKVVGIIPDHLQRHEKRHETLTELIITDSMHTRKRLMVERSDAFFVLPGGLGTLDEMFEILTWRQLELHDKPVIMINWQGYWDKLIAAIDNAVDEKFIRPQHRAGLTIVDNVPAAMAALDAAADPAFETDVSDA, encoded by the coding sequence ATGCAGAACATCAACAGCGTTTGCGTCTATTGCGGCTCTTCCAACAATGCCTCAGATGAGATGAAGGAAGTTGCCCGGATCACCGGCAAGACCCTGGCCGAGCGTGGGATCACCACCGTCTATGGCGGTGGGCATGTTGGCCTGATGGGGATCACGGCCGATTCGGCCCTGGCGGCAGGCGGCAAGGTCGTCGGGATTATCCCTGATCACCTGCAGCGGCATGAGAAGCGGCATGAAACCCTGACCGAGCTCATCATCACCGATAGCATGCACACGCGTAAGCGTCTGATGGTCGAGCGCTCCGATGCCTTCTTTGTTCTGCCCGGTGGCCTTGGCACGCTGGATGAGATGTTCGAGATCCTGACCTGGCGCCAGCTTGAGCTGCACGACAAGCCGGTGATCATGATCAACTGGCAGGGCTACTGGGACAAGCTTATCGCCGCCATCGATAACGCGGTTGATGAGAAGTTCATCCGCCCACAGCATCGCGCTGGCCTAACCATTGTTGATAACGTACCGGCCGCCATGGCCGCCCTAGATGCGGCCGCTGACCCAGCGTTTGAGACCGACGTCTCCGACGCGTAA
- a CDS encoding ABC transporter ATP-binding protein: protein MSSEVQPRSDVVIEAKGLAKAYRIYKRPEDRLLQAIFRRKQLFTQFEALKGVDFEIKRGEAIGVMGRNGSGKSTLLQLLAGTLTPTGGTCQVHGRIAALLELGAGFNPDFTGEENIYLNAAVLGLSREEIDAKYAEIVEFSEIGDFLDRPVKTYSTGMYMRLAFAVAIAVEPEVLIVDEALSVGDEAFQRKCFTYLHGLLEKGSTLLFVSHAAVSVVELCSRALLLHQGELVLDDSPRRVVQYYQRLLYDRGTDNAALIEEIRAQAAREAAAPQPEPEPEQAAVEPEQVDPNAPEPYYDPGFISSTMNEYVPNGGRISDPHITTPGGKRVNHLIHGQRYTYRFRVDFDEANEGVQFGMYIRTKRGIDLGGSPSHGPDEEKLTVKPGDLIEVRFDFVCSMLTGTYFINAGCSAMKDGTRTSVHRIIDAMMFKVITPPGVKAEGIVDLGINAVTQALGKAEATSE, encoded by the coding sequence ATGTCATCTGAGGTTCAGCCCAGAAGCGATGTGGTGATCGAGGCAAAGGGCCTCGCAAAAGCCTATCGGATTTACAAACGCCCCGAGGACCGGCTGCTGCAGGCCATCTTCCGGCGCAAACAGCTCTTCACCCAGTTTGAGGCGCTCAAGGGCGTTGATTTCGAGATTAAGCGCGGTGAAGCCATCGGTGTTATGGGCCGCAATGGCTCCGGCAAATCCACGCTGCTGCAGCTGCTGGCTGGCACCCTCACCCCGACCGGCGGCACTTGCCAGGTTCATGGCCGGATCGCCGCCTTGTTGGAGCTTGGCGCGGGCTTCAACCCAGATTTCACGGGTGAGGAGAATATCTACCTCAACGCCGCAGTGCTGGGTTTGAGCCGGGAAGAGATCGACGCAAAATACGCTGAAATTGTTGAGTTTTCTGAGATTGGCGACTTCCTGGATCGCCCAGTAAAGACCTACTCAACCGGTATGTATATGCGCCTCGCCTTCGCCGTTGCGATCGCGGTTGAGCCAGAGGTTTTGATCGTTGATGAGGCGCTATCGGTTGGTGATGAGGCGTTTCAGCGGAAATGCTTCACCTACCTCCACGGCCTCTTGGAAAAGGGCTCAACCCTACTTTTTGTAAGCCATGCTGCCGTGTCCGTGGTTGAGCTTTGCTCCCGTGCCCTACTGCTGCATCAGGGCGAGCTAGTGCTCGATGACAGCCCAAGGCGGGTCGTTCAGTACTACCAACGCCTGCTCTATGATCGCGGTACCGATAACGCGGCATTGATCGAGGAAATCCGCGCGCAGGCAGCCCGGGAAGCAGCGGCACCACAGCCGGAGCCAGAACCTGAACAGGCAGCCGTAGAGCCTGAACAGGTCGATCCGAACGCGCCAGAGCCCTACTACGATCCTGGCTTCATCTCATCGACGATGAATGAGTATGTGCCCAATGGCGGGCGGATTAGCGATCCCCACATCACCACACCGGGCGGCAAACGGGTTAATCACCTCATCCACGGTCAACGCTATACCTATCGGTTCCGTGTGGACTTTGATGAGGCGAATGAAGGCGTGCAGTTCGGCATGTATATCCGGACCAAACGAGGCATCGATCTGGGCGGCAGCCCATCCCATGGCCCGGATGAAGAGAAACTGACGGTCAAGCCCGGTGACCTGATCGAAGTGCGCTTCGACTTTGTCTGCAGCATGCTAACCGGCACCTACTTCATCAATGCTGGCTGCTCGGCCATGAAGGATGGCACCCGGACTAGTGTGCACCGGATTATTGACGCGATGATGTTCAAAGTTATCACTCCGCCCGGCGTGAAGGCGGAGGGTATTGTCGATCTAGGTATCAATGCGGTTACCCAAGCACTCGGCAAGGCCGAGGCGACGTCTGAATAA
- a CDS encoding ABC transporter permease — MRLFIQPLIQHPFLIWQLAKRDVTARYRGSVLGLLWSIGRPLLMLAVYTFVFSVVFEVRWNQPGIGDNRFTFAVVLFAGLIVHGLLADCLNRAPTLVLANANYVRKVVFPLDSLSYVLLISSLFHTAVSFLVLLGAYVIFIGVPPLTALLAPIALLPLIPLFLGLGWALAALGVFLRDIGEVTAIMTTILLFVSPIFFPIEQFPEELRFLLYYNPLTLIIESLRQVVLYGQQPDWLALGIYSIAALAFAQAGYWLFLKSRRGFSDVI; from the coding sequence ATGCGCCTGTTTATTCAACCGCTGATCCAGCACCCATTTCTCATTTGGCAGCTTGCCAAGCGGGACGTGACGGCGCGCTATCGTGGCTCTGTGCTTGGCCTCCTATGGTCGATTGGGCGCCCCCTCTTGATGCTGGCAGTCTATACCTTCGTCTTTAGCGTGGTGTTCGAGGTGCGCTGGAACCAACCGGGCATAGGCGATAACCGCTTCACCTTCGCGGTCGTGCTGTTTGCTGGTTTGATCGTGCATGGCCTACTGGCTGATTGCCTGAACCGGGCCCCAACGCTGGTGCTGGCCAATGCCAACTATGTTCGGAAGGTTGTCTTCCCACTCGATAGCTTGAGCTATGTGCTGCTGATATCCAGCCTGTTCCATACGGCTGTTAGCTTCCTGGTACTGCTCGGCGCCTATGTGATCTTTATTGGCGTGCCGCCGCTTACAGCGTTATTGGCACCGATTGCTCTCTTACCATTGATCCCGCTGTTCTTAGGCCTGGGCTGGGCCCTCGCCGCCTTGGGTGTATTCCTGCGCGATATTGGTGAGGTGACAGCGATCATGACCACAATCCTGCTCTTCGTCTCACCGATCTTTTTTCCCATCGAGCAGTTTCCTGAAGAGCTCCGTTTTCTATTATATTACAACCCATTAACCCTGATTATTGAGAGCCTCCGCCAGGTGGTTCTGTATGGTCAGCAGCCAGATTGGCTGGCACTCGGCATCTACTCTATCGCCGCCCTTGCCTTTGCCCAGGCGGGCTATTGGTTATTCCTCAAATCACGGCGGGGCTTCTCCGATGTCATCTGA
- a CDS encoding iron-sulfur cluster assembly accessory protein produces MTAEQTTTAAKKPARKPLPAPIKLTEAAANRVRELMNRSDDPVLGLRVAISTKGCSGMSYDIEYAHDQKKFEEVIEDQGARVFIDPAAVMFLIGSEMDYVEDRFESRFVFNNPNEKGRCGCGESFHI; encoded by the coding sequence ATGACCGCAGAACAGACAACCACAGCTGCTAAGAAGCCAGCCAGAAAGCCATTGCCCGCCCCGATCAAACTGACAGAGGCAGCGGCAAATCGGGTTCGTGAGCTCATGAATCGCTCGGACGATCCTGTGCTTGGCCTGCGGGTTGCGATCTCGACCAAGGGCTGCTCTGGCATGTCCTATGACATCGAATACGCCCATGATCAGAAGAAGTTTGAAGAGGTCATCGAGGATCAGGGCGCCCGCGTCTTCATCGACCCGGCCGCTGTCATGTTCCTGATCGGTAGTGAGATGGATTACGTTGAGGACCGGTTTGAAAGCCGCTTTGTCTTCAACAACCCCAATGAAAAGGGTCGCTGCGGCTGCGGTGAGAGCTTCCATATCTAG